The proteins below come from a single Fusobacterium nucleatum genomic window:
- a CDS encoding peptidylprolyl isomerase, protein MSIRKFRKQMKPFIIILTVVFVLSLAYGGYESYRTSRANKKAQEAMLLNKDYIQKIDIERAKQDLSRTYSDRVDKDIVDILAFNDVIDKNLTLHIAKDLKVKVPSSEVNKQYEELESSMGDKEQFRRMLQVRGLTKDSLKNQIEENLLMQKTREEFAKNINPTDKEINAYMALYSIPADKKEEAVNLYKSEKGTEAFRETLLKARKEMQIKDLAPEYENLVEKTAYEEEGFTITNLDLARATANIMLGQKISKEDAEKQAKEMISRQIKMVKIAKEKGVKVNENLDSISQFQDYYIGLAEKVRDEVKPTDDELLKFFNANKSKYSIPATADAKLVFISVKSAKEDDDLAKEKAEKLLSELTPENFTEKGKSLSNNQDIIYQDLGTFGTKAMVKEFEEALKDVPSNTVVNKVIKTKFGYHVAYVKKNDNNQQWEVEHILIVPYPSEKTMTEKLEKLNKIKADIEAGTLTLNDKIDEDAIQSFDAKGITPDGIIPNFIYDPRIAKAVFNTELNKIGILNPNKATVVVFQKIKEIKAEEANFDKSKEQVKSDYINNKVAEYMSKLF, encoded by the coding sequence ATGTCAATAAGAAAATTTCGTAAACAGATGAAACCTTTTATCATTATACTAACAGTTGTTTTTGTACTATCTTTGGCATATGGAGGCTATGAAAGTTATAGAACAAGTAGAGCAAATAAAAAGGCACAAGAAGCTATGCTTTTAAATAAAGACTATATTCAAAAAATTGATATAGAAAGGGCAAAACAAGATCTTTCAAGAACTTACTCAGACAGAGTAGATAAAGATATAGTTGATATACTTGCTTTCAATGATGTTATAGATAAGAATTTAACTCTACATATTGCAAAAGATTTAAAAGTAAAAGTTCCTAGTTCAGAAGTTAATAAACAGTATGAAGAACTAGAATCGTCTATGGGAGATAAAGAGCAATTTAGAAGAATGTTGCAAGTTCGTGGACTTACAAAAGATTCTTTAAAGAATCAAATTGAAGAAAATTTATTAATGCAAAAAACTAGAGAAGAATTTGCTAAAAATATAAATCCTACTGATAAAGAAATAAATGCTTATATGGCTTTATATTCAATCCCAGCTGATAAAAAAGAAGAAGCAGTAAATTTATATAAATCAGAAAAGGGGACTGAAGCATTTAGGGAAACTTTATTAAAAGCTAGAAAAGAAATGCAGATAAAAGACTTAGCTCCTGAATATGAAAATTTAGTAGAGAAAACTGCTTATGAAGAAGAAGGATTTACAATAACTAACCTTGATTTAGCCAGAGCTACTGCAAATATTATGTTAGGACAAAAGATTTCTAAGGAAGATGCTGAAAAGCAAGCCAAAGAAATGATAAGTAGACAAATAAAGATGGTAAAAATAGCTAAAGAAAAAGGTGTAAAGGTTAATGAAAATTTAGATTCTATTTCTCAATTCCAAGATTATTATATTGGTTTAGCTGAAAAAGTTAGAGATGAAGTAAAACCTACTGATGATGAGTTACTGAAATTCTTTAATGCAAATAAATCTAAATATAGTATTCCTGCAACAGCAGATGCGAAATTAGTATTTATTAGTGTGAAATCTGCAAAAGAAGATGATGATTTAGCAAAAGAGAAAGCAGAAAAATTATTATCCGAATTGACACCTGAAAATTTTACAGAAAAAGGAAAGAGTTTATCAAACAACCAAGATATAATTTATCAAGATTTAGGAACATTTGGAACAAAGGCAATGGTTAAAGAATTTGAAGAAGCTCTTAAAGATGTTCCTTCAAACACAGTAGTTAATAAAGTTATAAAAACGAAATTTGGTTATCATGTTGCTTATGTAAAGAAAAATGATAATAACCAACAATGGGAAGTTGAGCATATTTTAATAGTTCCTTACCCTTCTGAAAAAACTATGACAGAAAAACTTGAAAAGTTAAATAAAATAAAAGCTGATATAGAAGCTGGAACTTTAACTTTAAATGATAAAATTGATGAAGATGCTATTCAAAGTTTTGATGCTAAGGGGATAACACCTGATGGAATAATTCCAAATTTTATATATGACCCTAGAATAGCAAAAGCAGTATTTAATACAGAATTAAATAAAATTGGAATATTAAATCCTAATAAGGCAACAGTAGTTGTTTTTCAAAAGATTAAGGAAATAAAAGCAGAAGAGGCTAATTTTGATAAATCAAAAGAGCAGGTAAAAAGTGATTATATAAATAACAAAGTTGCAGAATATATGTCAAAATTATTCTAA
- a CDS encoding sigma-54-dependent transcriptional regulator has translation MKSAILAISEKKEILKQIRKELAEKYEVITFNNLLDAIDMVRESDFDLILLDNALEGISVGEAKKKLTSIGKDFITVALVDEINEEATKGLEKFGIFAYLLKPIKIEDLDAIILPSLNGLELIKENKRLEERLSVLEEDTDIIGQSSKIKEVKNLIEKIADSDLPVLIIGETGTGKDIIAKEIHRKSDRNKGKYAQISCALYPGELIERELFGYERGAFLGANTSKRGLLEEIDGGTIYIEDIAKMDIKVQSRFLKAIEYGEFKRVGGTKVRKSNVRFLVGTDIDLKQETEKGKFRKDLYHRLTALTIEVPPLRERKEDIPILANYFLNKIVKILHKETPVISGEAMKFLMEYYYPGNIMELKNLIERMALLSKDKILDVEQLPLEIKTKSDIVENKTVVGVGPLKEILEQEIYSLEEVERVVIAIALQKTRWNKQETSKILGIGRTTLYEKIRKYGLDTK, from the coding sequence ATGAAAAGTGCAATATTGGCAATTTCAGAAAAGAAGGAAATACTAAAACAAATAAGAAAAGAATTAGCAGAAAAATACGAAGTGATTACCTTCAATAATTTATTAGATGCAATAGATATGGTTAGAGAAAGTGATTTTGATTTAATCCTATTAGATAATGCTTTGGAAGGAATCTCAGTAGGAGAAGCAAAGAAAAAATTAACAAGCATAGGAAAAGACTTTATAACAGTTGCCTTAGTAGATGAAATTAATGAAGAAGCAACAAAAGGATTAGAAAAATTTGGAATTTTTGCATATTTATTAAAACCAATAAAAATTGAAGATTTAGATGCTATAATATTACCATCATTAAATGGATTAGAATTAATAAAAGAAAATAAAAGATTAGAAGAAAGATTAAGTGTTTTGGAAGAAGATACTGATATAATAGGACAATCATCAAAAATTAAAGAAGTAAAAAATCTTATAGAAAAGATTGCTGATAGTGATTTACCTGTTTTAATAATTGGAGAAACTGGAACAGGTAAGGATATTATAGCAAAAGAAATTCATAGAAAAAGTGATAGAAATAAAGGGAAATATGCTCAAATCAGTTGTGCTTTATATCCAGGGGAACTTATTGAAAGAGAATTATTCGGATATGAGAGAGGAGCTTTTTTAGGAGCTAATACAAGTAAAAGAGGGCTTTTAGAAGAAATTGATGGAGGAACAATATACATAGAAGATATTGCTAAAATGGATATTAAAGTTCAATCAAGATTTTTAAAAGCTATTGAATATGGAGAATTTAAAAGAGTTGGAGGAACAAAAGTAAGAAAATCTAATGTAAGATTTTTAGTTGGTACTGATATAGATTTAAAACAAGAAACTGAAAAAGGAAAATTTAGAAAAGACTTATATCATAGATTAACAGCTTTGACTATTGAAGTTCCACCTTTAAGAGAAAGAAAAGAGGATATTCCTATACTTGCTAATTATTTCTTAAATAAAATAGTTAAAATATTACATAAAGAAACTCCTGTTATTTCAGGAGAAGCAATGAAATTCTTGATGGAATATTATTATCCTGGAAATATAATGGAACTTAAAAATTTAATTGAAAGGATGGCATTGTTATCTAAGGATAAAATTTTAGATGTAGAACAATTACCATTAGAAATTAAAACAAAATCTGATATTGTAGAAAATAAAACAGTTGTAGGGGTTGGACCATTAAAAGAAATATTAGAACAAGAAATTTATAGTTTAGAGGAAGTTGAAAGAGTTGTAATTGCTATTGCATTACAAAAAACTAGATGGAATAAACAAGAAACTTCTAAGATTTTAGGTATAGGTAGAACAACTCTATATGAAAAAATAAGAAAATATGGTTTAGATACAAAGTAA
- a CDS encoding M50 family metallopeptidase, whose amino-acid sequence MTFLIAVVMLGLIIFVHELGHFLTAKLFKMPVSEFSIGMGPQVFSVDTKNTAYSFRAIPIGGYVNIEGMEIGSEVENGFSSKPAYQRFIVLFAGVFMNFLMAFILLFAIAKINGRIEYDTNTIIGGLVKGGANEQILKVDDKILELDGKKINVWTDISKITKASQNKEEISALIERNGKEENITLKLTKDEENNRVVLGISPKYKKIDLSTTESLDFAKNSFNSIFTDTIKGFFTLFSGKASLKEISGPVGIFKVVGEVSKFGWVSIISLCVVLSINIGVLNLLPIPALDGGRIIFVFLELFGIKINKKWEEKLHKSGMILLLFFILMISVNDVWKLFN is encoded by the coding sequence ATGACATTTTTAATTGCAGTAGTAATGCTGGGCTTAATAATATTTGTACATGAATTAGGGCATTTTTTAACTGCTAAACTTTTTAAAATGCCTGTGAGTGAATTTTCAATAGGAATGGGACCACAAGTTTTTTCAGTTGATACAAAGAATACAGCATATTCTTTTAGAGCAATTCCAATAGGAGGATATGTTAATATAGAAGGAATGGAAATTGGAAGTGAAGTTGAAAATGGTTTTAGTTCTAAACCAGCTTATCAAAGATTTATAGTTTTATTTGCTGGAGTTTTTATGAATTTCTTAATGGCATTCATATTACTTTTTGCAATAGCTAAAATAAATGGAAGAATAGAATATGATACTAATACTATTATTGGTGGTTTAGTAAAAGGTGGAGCTAATGAGCAAATATTAAAAGTAGATGATAAAATTCTTGAATTAGATGGGAAAAAAATAAATGTGTGGACAGATATTTCAAAAATTACAAAAGCCTCACAAAATAAAGAAGAAATATCAGCTTTGATAGAAAGAAATGGTAAAGAAGAAAATATAACTTTAAAATTAACAAAAGACGAGGAGAATAATAGGGTTGTATTAGGGATTTCTCCAAAATATAAAAAGATTGATTTATCAACAACAGAAAGTTTAGATTTTGCAAAAAATTCTTTTAATTCTATTTTTACAGATACTATAAAAGGCTTTTTTACACTTTTTTCAGGTAAGGCTAGTTTAAAAGAAATTAGTGGTCCAGTTGGTATTTTTAAAGTTGTAGGAGAAGTTTCAAAATTTGGTTGGGTATCTATTATAAGTTTATGTGTTGTTCTTTCAATAAATATAGGAGTATTAAATCTCTTGCCTATACCTGCACTTGATGGAGGAAGAATTATTTTTGTATTTTTAGAACTTTTTGGAATAAAAATCAATAAAAAATGGGAAGAAAAATTACATAAAAGTGGTATGATTCTTCTGTTATTTTTTATTCTAATGATTAGTGTTAATGATGTTTGGAAACTTTTTAATTAA
- a CDS encoding dTMP kinase, with protein MGKIIVIEGTDSSGKETQTKLLYERVKKIYNKTIKISFPNYDSPACEPVKMYLAGKFGTDATKVNPYPISTMYAIDRYASFKQDWGKKYIDDYVIITDRYVTSNMIHQASKIKNDEEKEEYLRWLVDLEYNKNKIPEPDIVIFLKMPIDKAKELMENRRNKIDGSERKDIHEVNEDYLKRSYENATAISKKYNWCEIECLENNKIKSIEKINDEIFSKIKEIIGG; from the coding sequence ATGGGAAAAATAATTGTTATAGAGGGAACCGATTCAAGTGGAAAAGAAACTCAAACAAAATTGTTATATGAAAGAGTTAAAAAAATATATAATAAAACTATAAAAATTTCTTTTCCTAATTATGATAGTCCTGCTTGTGAACCAGTTAAAATGTATTTGGCTGGGAAATTTGGAACAGATGCAACCAAAGTAAATCCTTATCCTATATCAACTATGTATGCTATTGATAGGTATGCTTCTTTCAAACAAGATTGGGGAAAAAAATATATTGACGATTATGTTATAATAACAGATAGATATGTAACTTCTAATATGATACATCAAGCCTCTAAAATTAAAAATGATGAAGAAAAAGAAGAATATTTGAGGTGGCTTGTAGATTTGGAATACAATAAAAATAAAATTCCAGAACCAGATATAGTTATTTTTTTAAAAATGCCAATAGATAAAGCAAAAGAGCTTATGGAAAATAGAAGAAATAAAATTGATGGTTCAGAAAGAAAAGATATACATGAAGTTAATGAAGATTATTTAAAAAGATCTTATGAAAATGCAACAGCTATTTCAAAAAAATATAATTGGTGTGAAATAGAATGTCTTGAAAACAATAAAATTAAAAGTATAGAGAAAATAAATGATGAAATTTTCTCTAAAATTAAAGAGATAATAGGAGGATAA
- the dxr gene encoding 1-deoxy-D-xylulose-5-phosphate reductoisomerase, which translates to MKKILILGSTGSIGTNALELIRNNKEQYQVVGISGNRNIELLKKQIEEFKPTSIYIGSEQDALNLKKEYSFLKEVYFGENGLAELSKNSDYDIILTAVSGAIGIDATVEAIKRRKRIALANKETMVSAGVYINKLLKEYPKAEIVPVDSEHSALFQSLQGFKKENVKKLIITASGGTFRGKDLAYLENVTVEQALKHPNWSMGKKITIDSSTLVNKGLEVIEAHELFNIDYDNIEIIVHPQSIVHSMIEYVDGSIIAQMGVANMKTPILYAFTYPEKEYNSSINFLDLIKNNNLTFEEADRKVFKGIDLAYRAGRTGDTMPTVFNASNEIAVELFMKKQIKFLDIYRIIEEAMNSHQVLTLNTDNALNVIKEVDREIRKKVREQWEK; encoded by the coding sequence ATGAAAAAGATTTTAATTCTTGGCTCAACTGGAAGTATAGGAACAAATGCTCTTGAACTTATTAGAAATAATAAAGAACAATATCAAGTTGTTGGTATCAGTGGAAATAGGAATATAGAATTGTTAAAAAAGCAAATTGAAGAATTTAAACCTACATCTATTTATATAGGTTCTGAACAAGATGCTTTAAACTTAAAAAAAGAATATTCTTTTTTAAAAGAAGTCTATTTTGGAGAAAATGGACTAGCAGAACTTTCTAAAAATTCTGATTATGATATTATATTAACAGCAGTAAGTGGGGCTATTGGCATAGATGCAACTGTTGAAGCTATAAAAAGAAGGAAAAGAATAGCTCTTGCCAATAAAGAAACTATGGTGTCAGCAGGAGTATATATAAATAAACTTTTAAAAGAATATCCAAAAGCAGAGATTGTTCCAGTGGATAGTGAACATTCAGCGTTATTTCAATCATTACAAGGATTTAAAAAAGAAAATGTAAAAAAATTAATAATAACAGCAAGTGGTGGAACATTTAGAGGAAAAGACTTAGCTTATTTAGAAAATGTTACTGTGGAACAAGCATTGAAACACCCAAATTGGTCTATGGGTAAAAAAATTACTATTGATTCTTCAACTTTGGTAAATAAAGGGCTTGAAGTTATAGAAGCTCATGAACTATTTAATATAGATTATGATAATATAGAAATTATTGTACACCCACAAAGTATAGTTCATTCTATGATTGAATATGTTGATGGAAGCATTATAGCACAAATGGGAGTAGCTAATATGAAAACTCCAATACTTTATGCTTTTACTTATCCTGAAAAAGAATATAATTCTTCAATAAATTTTTTAGATTTAATAAAAAATAATAATTTAACTTTTGAAGAAGCTGATAGAAAAGTTTTTAAAGGAATAGATTTGGCATATAGAGCTGGAAGAACTGGAGATACTATGCCAACAGTTTTTAATGCTTCAAATGAAATTGCAGTTGAATTATTTATGAAAAAGCAAATAAAATTTTTGGATATTTATAGAATTATTGAAGAAGCTATGAATAGTCATCAAGTGTTAACTTTAAATACAGATAATGCTTTAAATGTCATAAAAGAAGTTGATAGAGAAATAAGAAAGAAAGTGAGAGAACAATGGGAAAAATAA
- a CDS encoding phosphatidate cytidylyltransferase, with protein MFKWNRVLVALIGVPLLLFIYAGESFFRINLYGLPMLIFTNLVISMGTYEFYKMIKISGKEVYDKFGIIVAIIIPNLVYLSNRSSYLEQKLIAVVLIVATIFMLTYRVFRNQIKGTLEKVSYTLLGIIYVSVFFSQIINLYFLGAVFPLILQVLVWVSDTSAGIVGVAIGRKFFKNGFTEISPKKSVEGALGSIIFTGLAFVLIVVLYIEKINGATIGEIFLSFITGAIISVVAQIGDLIESLFKRECGVKDSGTILMGHGGILDRFDSMILVLPFVIMVLYFFHLYISYQYGI; from the coding sequence ATGTTTAAATGGAATAGAGTTTTAGTTGCATTGATAGGAGTTCCATTATTACTATTTATTTATGCAGGTGAGAGTTTTTTCAGAATAAATCTTTATGGATTACCTATGTTAATTTTTACAAATCTGGTCATTAGTATGGGAACTTATGAATTTTATAAGATGATAAAAATATCAGGGAAAGAAGTATATGATAAATTTGGTATAATTGTTGCTATAATAATTCCAAACTTAGTATATCTTAGCAATAGAAGTAGTTATTTAGAGCAAAAATTGATTGCAGTTGTGTTAATAGTTGCAACTATTTTTATGTTAACATATAGAGTTTTTAGAAATCAAATAAAAGGAACTTTGGAGAAAGTATCTTATACTTTACTAGGAATAATATATGTATCTGTGTTTTTCTCACAAATAATAAATCTCTATTTTTTAGGAGCAGTATTTCCATTAATTCTACAAGTTTTAGTTTGGGTATCAGATACATCAGCTGGAATAGTCGGAGTTGCAATAGGAAGAAAATTCTTTAAAAATGGTTTTACAGAAATAAGTCCAAAAAAGTCTGTTGAAGGTGCATTGGGCTCAATCATTTTCACTGGTTTAGCTTTTGTATTAATTGTTGTTTTATATATTGAAAAAATTAATGGGGCAACAATAGGAGAAATATTTTTATCGTTTATTACGGGAGCTATAATATCTGTTGTTGCTCAAATTGGAGATTTAATAGAATCATTATTTAAAAGAGAATGTGGTGTAAAAGATTCTGGAACTATACTTATGGGACATGGTGGAATATTAGATAGATTTGATAGTATGATACTAGTTTTACCTTTTGTAATTATGGTGCTATATTTCTTTCATCTATATATAAGTTATCAATATGGAATTTAA
- a CDS encoding isoprenyl transferase, with translation MEKNIPNHIAIIMDGNGRWAKKRGLARSFGHMEGAKTLRKALEYLTEIGVKYLTVYAFSTENWNRPQDEVSTLMKLFLKYIKSERKNMMKNKIRFFVSGRKNNVPEKLQKEIEKLEEETKNNDKITLNIAFNYGSRAEIVDAVNRIIKDGKENITEEDFSKYLYNDFPDPDLVIRTSGEMRISNFLLWQIAYSEFYITDTLWPDFDEREIDKAIESYNQRERRFGGVKNV, from the coding sequence ATGGAAAAAAATATACCCAATCATATTGCAATAATTATGGATGGTAATGGGAGATGGGCAAAAAAGAGAGGGCTTGCTAGAAGTTTTGGGCATATGGAAGGAGCAAAAACATTAAGGAAAGCACTTGAATATTTAACAGAAATTGGAGTTAAATATTTAACTGTTTATGCTTTCTCAACAGAAAATTGGAATAGACCACAAGATGAAGTTTCAACACTTATGAAACTATTTTTAAAATATATAAAAAGTGAAAGAAAAAATATGATGAAAAATAAAATTCGTTTTTTTGTTTCAGGTAGAAAAAACAATGTTCCAGAAAAATTACAAAAAGAAATTGAAAAGTTAGAAGAAGAAACTAAAAATAATGATAAAATAACATTAAATATAGCATTTAACTATGGTAGTAGAGCAGAAATAGTTGATGCAGTGAATAGAATAATAAAAGATGGAAAAGAAAATATAACAGAAGAAGATTTTTCTAAATATTTATATAATGATTTTCCAGATCCAGATTTAGTTATAAGAACAAGTGGAGAGATGAGAATATCAAATTTCTTATTATGGCAAATAGCTTATTCAGAGTTTTATATCACAGATACTTTATGGCCAGATTTTGATGAAAGAGAAATAGATAAGGCTATTGAAAGTTATAACCAGAGAGAAAGAAGATTTGGAGGAGTAAAAAATGTTTAA
- the rsmD gene encoding 16S rRNA (guanine(966)-N(2))-methyltransferase RsmD: MRIIAGEAKNRIIKTRKGFDTRPTLESVKESLFSIITPYIEGSVFLDLFSGSGSISLEAISRGAKRAVMIEKDGEALKYIIENIDNLGFSDRCRAYKNDVIRAIEILGRKNEKFDIIFMDPPYQDNVTKKVLKAIDKANILAEDGLIICEHHLLEDLEDNIASFRKTDERKYNKKILTFYTK, translated from the coding sequence ATGAGAATAATAGCAGGAGAAGCTAAAAATAGAATAATAAAAACAAGAAAAGGTTTTGATACAAGACCTACTCTTGAAAGCGTTAAAGAATCTCTTTTCTCAATAATTACTCCCTATATTGAAGGAAGTGTTTTCCTTGATTTATTTAGTGGAAGTGGGAGTATTTCTCTTGAAGCAATAAGTAGGGGTGCTAAAAGAGCAGTAATGATTGAAAAAGATGGAGAAGCATTAAAATATATCATTGAAAATATAGATAATTTAGGTTTTTCAGATAGATGTAGAGCATATAAAAATGATGTTATTAGAGCAATAGAGATATTAGGTAGAAAGAATGAAAAATTTGATATAATTTTTATGGATCCTCCTTATCAAGATAATGTTACTAAGAAAGTTTTAAAAGCAATAGATAAGGCAAATATTTTAGCAGAAGATGGACTTATTATCTGTGAACACCATTTACTTGAAGATTTGGAAGATAATATTGCTTCATTTAGAAAAACTGATGAAAGAAAATATAATAAAAAAATATTAACATTTTATACAAAGTAA